Proteins found in one Oncorhynchus mykiss isolate Arlee chromosome 3, USDA_OmykA_1.1, whole genome shotgun sequence genomic segment:
- the LOC118936266 gene encoding twist-related protein 2-like — translation MSEEMTGEESSSPGSPLDSLGNSEGELDRQPKRCGRKRTSSRKNGEDSDSPTPGKRGKKSSSSSPHSFEDLQTQRVMANVRERQRTQSLNEAFSSLRKIIPTLPSDKLSKIQTLKLAARYIDFLYQVLQSDELDSKMASCSYVAHERLSYAFSVWRMEGAWSMSASH, via the coding sequence ATGTCTGAGGAAATGACCGGGGAAGAGTCGAGCTCCCCAGGCTCTCCACTAGACAGTCTCGGCAACAGTGAAGGGGAACTGGATAGGCAACCGAAGAGATGTGGGAGGAAAAGGACATCAAGCAGGAAAAACGGGGAGGATTCAGATAGCCCTACCCCTGGGAAAAGAGGGAAAAAGTCAAGCAGCAGCAGTCCACATTCTTTCGAAGACCTACAGACGCAACGAGTCATGGCGAACGTGCGCGAGCGGCAGAGGACGCAGTCACTCAACGAAGCTTTCTCGTCTTTGCGGAAAATCATCCCCACTTTGCCTTCAGACAAACTGAGCAAAATACAAACCTTAAAACTTGCTGCCAGGTACATCGATTTCCTGTACCAAGTTCTGCAGAGCGATGAATTGGACTCCAAAATGGCAAGTTGTAGTTATGTGGCTCATGAGAGATTAAGCTATGCGTTTTCTGTGTGGAGGATGGAGGGCGCTTGGTCCATGTCAGCATCTCACTAG